From the genome of Kaistella daneshvariae, one region includes:
- a CDS encoding zinc ribbon domain-containing protein YjdM: protein MSEPVICPKCQSEFTYEDAGKMVCSQCFHEWTPGETADEDKILDANGNELQNGDSVVVIKDLPVKGAPKPVKSGTKVKNIRLRPDSDHNIDCKIDGFGSMALKSEFVKKA from the coding sequence ATGAGCGAGCCCGTTATTTGTCCAAAATGCCAATCTGAATTTACTTACGAAGATGCCGGAAAAATGGTGTGTTCCCAGTGTTTCCATGAATGGACGCCTGGAGAAACCGCAGATGAAGACAAAATTTTAGATGCCAACGGCAACGAACTGCAAAATGGCGATAGCGTGGTGGTTATCAAAGATCTTCCCGTAAAAGGCGCGCCGAAGCCGGTGAAATCAGGTACGAAAGTGAAGAATATCAGATTGCGACCAGATTCCGATCATAATATCGACTGTAAAATCGATGGTTTTGGCTCAATGGCGCTCAAATCCGAATTTGTGAAAAAGGCATAA
- a CDS encoding RsmB/NOP family class I SAM-dependent RNA methyltransferase has product MELIHRNLLIGIHDALQETFFEDRKYADKVIERLLKGHKQWGSEDRKVVAQIFYDIIRWKKRLEYYMSEGAKPSNIYKMILAYCLWTKTHYKKFEEFDGIKTADIINKLKKNTVPTKAIEYSIPEWLAETLEKELGKNWEREMEALNEQAPTVLRVNTLKTTARELVSDLRDENVESFQIANYPDAIQLEQKKNVFLTSAFKDGLFEVQDASSQKIGELLDVKEGMRVVDICAGAGGKTLHLAALMKNKGQIIALDIYEWKLAELKRRAKRAGAHNIETRFIDDNKVIKRLHEKADRLLIDAPCSGLGVLKRNPDSKWKIDQEFIDRIKKEQEKILQDYAKILKKGGKMIYATCSILPSENNEQVENFLKNNEGYKLIKEEKVMPSEGFDGFYMALIERNA; this is encoded by the coding sequence ATGGAACTCATACACAGAAACTTACTGATCGGAATTCACGACGCGCTGCAGGAAACTTTTTTCGAAGACCGCAAATATGCCGATAAAGTCATCGAAAGATTGCTGAAAGGTCACAAACAATGGGGCAGCGAAGACCGAAAAGTGGTCGCACAGATTTTCTACGACATCATCCGCTGGAAAAAACGCCTGGAATATTACATGAGCGAAGGCGCAAAACCCAGCAATATCTATAAAATGATCCTGGCGTATTGCCTTTGGACCAAAACGCATTACAAAAAATTTGAGGAATTCGACGGTATAAAAACCGCAGACATCATCAATAAACTCAAGAAAAATACGGTTCCTACCAAAGCAATCGAATATTCTATTCCAGAATGGCTGGCGGAAACACTGGAGAAAGAACTCGGTAAAAACTGGGAGCGCGAAATGGAAGCGCTGAACGAGCAGGCGCCAACCGTGCTTCGCGTAAACACGCTGAAAACAACGGCGCGAGAGCTGGTTTCGGACCTTCGCGATGAGAATGTGGAGAGTTTTCAAATTGCAAATTATCCTGACGCTATTCAGCTGGAGCAAAAGAAAAACGTCTTTTTGACCTCAGCTTTTAAAGACGGTTTATTTGAAGTTCAAGATGCTTCGTCGCAGAAAATCGGTGAATTGCTGGACGTAAAAGAAGGCATGCGTGTGGTGGATATTTGCGCCGGCGCGGGCGGGAAAACGCTGCATCTCGCGGCTTTGATGAAAAATAAAGGTCAGATTATCGCCCTCGATATTTACGAATGGAAACTCGCGGAGCTGAAACGCCGCGCCAAACGTGCCGGTGCACACAATATTGAAACGCGTTTCATCGACGATAATAAAGTCATCAAAAGACTGCACGAAAAAGCCGACCGACTCCTCATCGATGCGCCGTGTTCCGGACTTGGCGTGCTGAAAAGAAACCCGGATTCCAAGTGGAAAATCGATCAGGAATTCATCGACCGCATTAAAAAAGAACAGGAAAAAATACTGCAGGATTACGCCAAAATTTTGAAAAAAGGAGGCAAAATGATCTACGCAACCTGCTCCATCCTACCAAGTGAAAACAATGAACAGGTAGAAAATTTCCTGAAAAACAACGAAGGTTACAAACTAATAAAAGAAGAAAAAGTAATGCCGAGCGAAGGTTTCGACGGTTTTTACATGGCGCTCATCGAAAGAAACGCGTAA
- the asnB gene encoding asparagine synthase B — translation MCGIVCLLDAKQKTEILRPQILEMSKKIRHRGPDWSGIFQNEKVIFSHERLAIVDPTSGKQPLFTKDGIVVLAVNGEIYNHQELRKEFPDYEFLTQSDCEIILALYRRDGKDFLDKLNGIFAFALYDTENDIYLVGRDHMGICPLYQGWDKNGNYYVASELKALEGVCKTIENFLPGHFLYSEDGVEMQQWYKRDWEDFENVKNNVSDLSKIRESLQAAVHRQLMSDVPYGVLLSGGLDSSIIAAVTAKYARNRIESGDTQEAWYPRLHSFAVGLEGSPDLIAAQKVADYIGSIHHEVHFTVQEGLDAVRDVIYHLETYDVTTIRASTPMYLLARVIKSMGIKMVLSGEGADELFGGYLYFHKAPNAKEFHEETVRKLGKLHLYDCLRANKSLMSWGIEGRVPFLDKEFMDVAMMVNPKDKMINKAEGKMEKWILRKAFEDFLPESIAWRQKEQFSDGVGYSWIDSLKEVADKEVKNEMLRNAKFRFPLNTPQNKEEYRYRSIFEEHFASDTAAATVPSVPSVACSTPIALEWDEAFKNTNDPSGRAVLSVHENSY, via the coding sequence ATGTGCGGAATAGTATGTCTCTTAGATGCAAAACAAAAAACCGAAATTTTAAGACCACAGATATTAGAGATGTCTAAAAAAATACGTCATCGTGGCCCCGACTGGAGCGGAATTTTTCAAAATGAAAAGGTGATTTTTTCTCACGAAAGACTGGCAATTGTAGATCCTACTTCCGGAAAACAACCGTTATTTACAAAAGATGGAATAGTAGTTTTAGCGGTTAATGGGGAAATTTACAACCATCAAGAACTTCGAAAAGAATTTCCCGATTATGAATTTCTTACCCAATCGGATTGTGAAATAATTTTGGCGCTGTACCGCCGAGATGGCAAAGATTTTTTAGACAAATTAAACGGAATTTTCGCTTTTGCATTATACGATACGGAAAATGACATCTATCTCGTAGGTCGCGATCATATGGGGATTTGTCCGCTGTACCAAGGTTGGGACAAAAACGGAAACTATTACGTCGCTTCGGAGTTAAAAGCGTTGGAAGGCGTCTGTAAAACCATTGAAAATTTTTTACCCGGACATTTTCTATACAGCGAAGACGGTGTTGAAATGCAGCAATGGTACAAAAGAGATTGGGAGGATTTTGAAAATGTAAAAAATAATGTTTCTGATCTTTCAAAAATCCGTGAAAGTTTACAAGCTGCCGTTCACCGACAATTAATGAGCGATGTGCCTTACGGTGTATTGCTTTCCGGCGGTTTAGATTCGTCAATTATTGCGGCCGTTACTGCAAAATACGCACGGAATAGAATTGAGAGTGGCGACACGCAGGAAGCTTGGTATCCGAGATTGCACAGTTTCGCTGTAGGTCTGGAGGGAAGTCCGGATTTAATTGCGGCACAAAAAGTCGCAGACTATATTGGCTCCATTCACCACGAAGTTCATTTTACTGTGCAGGAAGGTTTAGATGCAGTTCGCGACGTGATTTATCATCTTGAAACTTATGATGTTACTACGATTCGCGCATCCACACCGATGTATTTATTAGCGAGAGTCATTAAATCTATGGGAATAAAAATGGTGCTTTCCGGCGAAGGTGCCGATGAACTTTTTGGTGGGTATCTTTATTTCCACAAAGCACCCAATGCAAAAGAATTTCATGAAGAAACCGTAAGAAAATTGGGTAAACTACACCTGTATGATTGTTTACGTGCCAACAAATCTCTGATGAGTTGGGGAATTGAAGGTCGGGTTCCATTTTTAGATAAAGAATTTATGGATGTTGCGATGATGGTAAATCCGAAAGATAAAATGATCAACAAAGCGGAAGGAAAAATGGAAAAATGGATTTTAAGAAAAGCTTTCGAAGATTTTTTACCTGAATCGATCGCCTGGAGACAAAAGGAACAATTTTCGGATGGCGTCGGCTATTCCTGGATTGATTCTTTAAAAGAAGTAGCCGACAAAGAAGTAAAGAATGAAATGCTGAGGAATGCAAAATTCCGGTTTCCTCTAAATACGCCCCAAAATAAAGAAGAATACCGCTACCGATCTATTTTCGAAGAACATTTCGCCAGTGATACTGCTGCGGCAACAGTGCCTTCCGTGCCGTCGGTAGCCTGCTCCACTCCTATTGCTTTGGAATGGGATGAAGCCTTTAAAAATACAAATGACCCAAGCGGACGTGCCGTGCTTTCGGTGCATGAAAATTCCTATTAA
- a CDS encoding MFS transporter: MPKTASPSVKKFLPLILATSIFMQMLDSTILNTSLPSIATDLNESPLNMQNAIISYVLTLALFMPVSGFLADKFGTRKIFITSLIIFSLGSIFCAMSQNLDQLVISRVIQGIGGSLMTPVGRLALIKSFEKNELVKAMNFAIIPALIGPILGPLVGGYMVDYLSWHWIFLINIPFGLLGIILSLKYMPDYRSSEITFDLKGFLIFASASLLLSISLELFGNVQNTTPVLLIFTLGFLMIYYYYVHAKKTKNPIFPLNLFQVRTFRVGILGNLATRLGISAIPLLLPLMIQIAYGESAVISGWIVAPMALTAMIGKSFVIRILNYFGYRRTLMGNTFIIGLLIASLGLPGIHSNIYWFVPIIAIMGFFNSIQFTAMNTIAIADLRDSHTSSGNSLLAVNQQLSVGFGIAIGLIILKVFENNTAITQGVIHLAFRYTFFTVGFLTIFTGLVFRRLHWSDGENMKSQV; this comes from the coding sequence ATGCCAAAAACCGCTTCACCATCTGTAAAAAAATTTCTACCGCTCATTCTGGCGACTTCGATTTTTATGCAGATGTTGGATTCTACGATTTTAAATACTTCTTTGCCCTCCATCGCTACAGATTTAAACGAATCGCCGCTGAATATGCAAAACGCGATCATCAGCTATGTGCTGACGCTCGCGCTTTTTATGCCGGTTAGCGGTTTTCTCGCTGATAAATTCGGCACACGGAAAATTTTTATCACCTCGTTGATAATTTTCAGTTTGGGTTCCATTTTCTGTGCGATGTCGCAGAATTTGGATCAGCTTGTTATTTCGCGCGTGATTCAGGGAATCGGCGGAAGTTTGATGACGCCGGTCGGCAGACTCGCTTTGATAAAATCTTTTGAAAAAAATGAGCTGGTAAAAGCAATGAATTTTGCTATTATTCCCGCATTAATCGGCCCGATCCTCGGTCCGCTCGTCGGTGGTTATATGGTGGATTATCTTTCCTGGCACTGGATTTTCCTCATCAATATTCCATTCGGTCTACTGGGAATTATCTTGAGTTTAAAATACATGCCAGATTATCGTTCTTCAGAAATCACCTTTGATTTAAAAGGTTTTTTGATTTTCGCTTCAGCTTCACTCTTGCTTTCCATTTCATTGGAGCTTTTTGGAAATGTGCAAAATACCACGCCGGTGCTGCTGATTTTCACTTTGGGCTTCCTCATGATTTATTATTATTATGTTCACGCCAAAAAAACAAAAAACCCCATTTTTCCGCTGAATTTATTTCAGGTTAGAACGTTCCGAGTTGGGATTTTAGGAAACTTGGCGACGAGATTAGGTATTAGCGCCATTCCGCTTTTATTACCATTAATGATTCAGATCGCGTATGGCGAAAGCGCCGTCATTTCCGGCTGGATTGTAGCACCGATGGCTTTAACCGCCATGATCGGAAAATCATTTGTGATTAGAATTTTAAATTATTTCGGCTACCGCCGAACTTTGATGGGCAATACCTTCATCATCGGCTTACTCATCGCAAGCCTGGGGCTTCCCGGAATTCACAGCAATATTTACTGGTTTGTACCGATTATCGCCATCATGGGATTTTTCAATTCCATACAGTTTACCGCCATGAATACCATTGCAATTGCTGATTTACGCGATTCCCACACAAGCAGCGGAAATTCTCTTTTGGCGGTGAATCAGCAACTTTCTGTAGGCTTTGGTATTGCGATTGGCCTCATCATTTTAAAAGTTTTCGAAAACAATACCGCCATTACGCAAGGGGTCATTCACCTCGCCTTTCGCTACACCTTTTTTACCGTTGGATTTCTCACCATTTTCACCGGCTTGGTTTTCCGCAGACTGCACTGGAGCGATGGCGAAAATATGAAATCACAGGTTTAA
- a CDS encoding pirin family protein gives MSTKKVEIVVAPKTPHFVGDGFRVHNFIPSGFRLDMQRMDPFLMLDYNSKYHFGPTSTPRGVGVHPHRGFETVTIAYQGRVEHGDSAGGGGIIGEGDVQWMTAASGVLHKEFHETEWAKDGGIFQMVQLWVNLPAKNKMSKPKYQAIKNAEMKIVDLDENGFVEVIAGDFNGEKGPATTFTPVNLMNAKLKKGGKAAFNFPANFNTGALVIEGNMLVNGQDNVPTDHFVLFENEGEEFTIEATEDSIILILSGEPLHETIVPHGPFVMNSKAEIIQAFDDFNTGKFGFLED, from the coding sequence ATGTCAACAAAAAAAGTAGAAATAGTAGTAGCGCCCAAAACGCCACATTTTGTAGGCGACGGCTTCCGGGTTCACAACTTCATTCCCAGCGGTTTTCGTTTGGACATGCAAAGAATGGATCCTTTCCTCATGCTCGATTACAATTCCAAATATCATTTCGGTCCAACTTCCACACCGCGCGGCGTTGGTGTGCATCCACACCGCGGTTTTGAAACAGTGACCATCGCGTATCAAGGTCGTGTAGAACATGGCGACAGCGCGGGCGGCGGCGGAATTATCGGTGAAGGCGATGTGCAGTGGATGACCGCAGCTTCCGGAGTGCTTCACAAAGAATTTCACGAAACCGAGTGGGCGAAAGACGGCGGAATTTTCCAGATGGTTCAGCTCTGGGTGAATCTTCCGGCAAAAAATAAAATGAGCAAACCGAAATATCAGGCTATTAAAAATGCTGAAATGAAAATTGTCGATTTGGACGAAAACGGTTTTGTGGAAGTAATTGCCGGAGATTTCAATGGTGAAAAAGGCCCGGCGACCACGTTTACGCCGGTGAATTTAATGAACGCCAAACTGAAAAAAGGCGGTAAAGCGGCCTTCAATTTTCCTGCAAATTTCAATACCGGCGCTTTGGTAATCGAAGGAAATATGCTGGTAAACGGGCAAGATAATGTGCCGACCGACCATTTTGTTTTATTCGAAAATGAAGGCGAGGAATTCACCATCGAAGCGACTGAAGATTCCATAATTTTAATTCTCAGCGGCGAACCTTTGCATGAAACCATCGTGCCGCACGGGCCATTCGTCATGAATTCAAAAGCGGAAATCATCCAGGCTTTCGATGATTTCAACACCGGAAAATTCGGCTTTCTCGAAGATTAA
- a CDS encoding NAD(P)-dependent oxidoreductase, whose amino-acid sequence MKISLIGATGFVGNALLNELLDRNYEVKALARNTDKITVDNENLQKQNVDIFNQEDLTEALNGSDAVISAYNPGWTNPNIHEDFLKGAVSIQEAVEKSGVKKFIVIGGAGTLQIDGKYIVDGPDFPKEIYAGASAVKKYYVENLSKNTTLDWEFFSPALEMNMFSPEQTKTGKYRLGTDSPVFDAEGRSRHSVQDLAIAIVDELENKKFNRQIFTAAY is encoded by the coding sequence ATGAAAATATCCCTGATTGGCGCTACCGGTTTTGTCGGAAACGCACTGCTTAACGAGCTTTTAGACCGGAATTATGAAGTGAAAGCGCTCGCGCGAAATACCGATAAAATAACCGTTGATAATGAAAATCTGCAAAAGCAAAATGTTGATATTTTCAACCAGGAAGATTTAACTGAAGCTTTAAACGGCAGCGACGCCGTCATCAGTGCGTATAACCCAGGCTGGACGAATCCCAATATTCATGAAGATTTTTTAAAAGGTGCAGTGTCTATCCAAGAGGCGGTAGAAAAATCCGGTGTGAAAAAATTCATCGTCATCGGTGGAGCCGGAACTTTGCAAATCGACGGAAAATATATCGTCGATGGTCCGGATTTCCCTAAAGAAATCTACGCTGGTGCCAGCGCGGTGAAAAAATATTATGTGGAAAATTTATCAAAAAACACCACTTTAGACTGGGAATTTTTCAGTCCGGCTTTAGAAATGAACATGTTTAGCCCGGAACAGACTAAAACCGGGAAGTACCGGCTTGGAACCGATTCACCGGTTTTTGATGCTGAAGGCCGTTCGCGTCATTCTGTGCAGGATTTAGCGATTGCCATTGTAGATGAACTGGAAAATAAGAAGTTTAACCGCCAGATTTTTACGGCTGCTTATTAA
- a CDS encoding LLM class flavin-dependent oxidoreductase, translating into MKKLEFGLMTFADVAPETVAGKGINAHQRIQNLLEEIKLADELGIDVFGIGEHHRPDYAVSSPTTVLAAAAAITKNIKLSSAVTVLSSEDPVRVYQQFATVDAISSGRAEIMAGRGSFIESFPLFGFDLKDYDELFEEKLDLLLQINHSEKVNWSGKLRAPIHDLGVYPRALNGEIPVWLAAGGTPASALRAAKLHLPLMLAIIGGMPRQFTSFIDLYKKSALQNGVKPEDLQVGINNHMFIGEDGEKAADDFFPHYAQMMDRVGRSRGWQPMTRHQFEYMRAPEGSLMVGSVEQVVEKIVYEHQLFGFTRFFAQASLGFVPHEMTMKSIELFGTKVIPEVKRRLEIN; encoded by the coding sequence ATGAAGAAATTAGAATTTGGTTTAATGACGTTCGCCGATGTGGCACCGGAAACCGTAGCGGGAAAAGGAATTAATGCGCATCAGCGAATTCAGAATCTTTTGGAAGAAATAAAACTTGCTGACGAGCTCGGAATCGATGTTTTCGGAATTGGTGAACACCATCGCCCTGATTACGCCGTTTCTTCGCCTACCACGGTTCTTGCAGCAGCGGCTGCGATTACCAAAAACATTAAACTTTCCAGCGCGGTAACGGTTTTAAGCTCTGAAGATCCAGTGCGTGTTTATCAGCAGTTTGCCACCGTGGACGCGATTTCCAGCGGACGAGCAGAAATCATGGCGGGTCGTGGTTCATTTATCGAATCTTTTCCTTTGTTTGGTTTTGATTTAAAGGATTATGATGAGCTTTTTGAAGAAAAACTGGACCTTTTGCTCCAAATAAATCACTCCGAAAAAGTAAACTGGAGTGGAAAACTCCGAGCTCCGATCCACGATTTGGGTGTTTATCCTCGTGCACTGAACGGTGAAATTCCGGTCTGGTTGGCGGCAGGCGGAACACCAGCTTCGGCACTTCGCGCGGCAAAATTACATTTGCCTTTAATGCTCGCTATCATTGGCGGGATGCCGCGTCAGTTCACATCTTTTATCGACCTTTACAAAAAATCTGCGCTTCAAAATGGTGTAAAACCGGAAGATTTGCAGGTAGGAATCAACAATCATATGTTCATCGGTGAAGATGGCGAAAAAGCCGCAGACGATTTTTTCCCACATTACGCGCAGATGATGGATCGTGTCGGCAGAAGCCGCGGCTGGCAACCGATGACGCGCCACCAGTTCGAGTATATGCGTGCGCCGGAAGGTTCTTTGATGGTCGGCAGTGTAGAACAAGTGGTAGAAAAAATTGTTTACGAACACCAACTTTTTGGTTTCACGCGCTTTTTTGCACAGGCGAGTTTAGGTTTTGTGCCACATGAAATGACCATGAAATCCATTGAGCTTTTTGGAACGAAAGTAATTCCGGAAGTAAAACGAAGATTGGAAATAAACTAA
- a CDS encoding pirin family protein, producing the protein MSNIGLIIEEKAADIGNFLVGRLLPFREKRAVGPFVFIDHMGPAALKDYQNLDVPPHPHIGLSTLTYLFEGSIQHKDSLGSNIEIKPGAVNWMTAGKGVVHSERTPEYLHHTEKNLHGFQIWVGLPKNLEQSAPTFHHTEADEIPAWKDGNLDFKLIAGELFGKKSPVPVHSKLFFLEIKSNEKQKVNIGQHLFGEVAMYVLDGNVTIEGNIFGSKQLIIAKNATLCEFEINENATIYLFGGEPFDTQRFIFWNFVNSDKSVIEQAKVNWHEQNHDAFPLVPGDEEDHVPLPRAVLNGKLSK; encoded by the coding sequence ATGTCAAACATCGGATTAATCATCGAAGAAAAAGCCGCTGATATCGGCAACTTTTTGGTCGGAAGACTTTTACCATTTCGCGAAAAAAGAGCCGTCGGACCATTTGTTTTTATTGACCACATGGGACCGGCAGCGTTGAAAGATTATCAAAATCTTGATGTTCCGCCACACCCACATATTGGGCTTTCGACCTTGACATATCTTTTTGAAGGTTCCATTCAGCATAAAGATTCGCTGGGCAGCAATATTGAAATAAAACCCGGCGCTGTAAACTGGATGACGGCGGGAAAAGGCGTGGTGCATTCCGAAAGAACGCCGGAATATTTGCATCACACCGAAAAAAATCTGCACGGATTTCAAATCTGGGTCGGTTTGCCGAAAAATTTGGAGCAAAGCGCGCCCACTTTTCATCACACCGAAGCGGATGAAATTCCGGCCTGGAAAGATGGAAATTTGGATTTTAAACTCATTGCAGGTGAACTTTTCGGCAAAAAATCACCCGTTCCGGTTCATTCCAAATTATTTTTCCTGGAAATTAAAAGCAATGAAAAGCAAAAAGTAAATATTGGTCAGCATTTATTTGGCGAAGTTGCGATGTATGTTTTAGACGGAAACGTAACGATTGAAGGAAATATTTTTGGCAGCAAACAGCTCATCATTGCGAAAAACGCCACCTTATGCGAATTTGAAATTAATGAAAACGCAACCATTTATCTTTTCGGTGGCGAACCTTTCGACACTCAACGATTTATCTTCTGGAACTTTGTGAATTCCGACAAATCCGTTATCGAACAGGCGAAAGTCAACTGGCATGAGCAAAACCACGACGCTTTTCCATTGGTTCCCGGTGACGAAGAAGATCACGTGCCGTTGCCACGCGCCGTTTTAAACGGAAAGTTATCAAAATAA
- a CDS encoding catalase — protein MEDKKRLTRQTGAPVPDNHNVQTAGPRGPLLMQDFWFLEKMANFDREVIPERRMHAKGSGAFGTFTVTHDITKYTKAHIFSEIGKKTEMFARFSTVAGERGAADAERDIRGFALKFYTDEGIWDMVGNNTPVFFFRDPMKFPDLNHAVKRDPKTNLRSANNNWDFWTLLPESLHQVTIVMSDRGIPNGYRHMHGFGSHTYSFINHANQRHWVKFHFRTQQGIENLTEEEAIKIIGTDRESAQRDLFENIEQGNFPKWKMFVQIMTEEQAKTYRFHPFDLTKVWSKKDFPLIEVGEFELNKNAENYFADVEQAAFNPTNIVPGIGFSPDKMLQGRLFSYGDAQRYRLGVNHYQIPVNKPRCPYHAFHRDGQMRVDGNYGGTKHYEPNSFGEWQEQPVAKEPPLELFGDAYAHNFRDDDEDYFTQPGDLFRIIKADGKEQALFDNTAANVGQAEKFIQIRHIRHCYKADPEYGEGVAKALGLDMMEVFNFDMAPYNQWAPTKS, from the coding sequence ATGGAAGACAAAAAAAGACTCACCAGACAGACCGGTGCGCCCGTGCCGGACAACCATAACGTACAGACAGCGGGACCGAGAGGACCACTTTTGATGCAGGACTTTTGGTTTTTGGAAAAAATGGCCAATTTCGACCGCGAAGTTATTCCGGAACGCAGAATGCACGCAAAAGGTTCCGGCGCTTTCGGGACTTTTACCGTAACTCATGATATTACGAAATACACCAAAGCTCATATTTTCAGCGAAATCGGTAAAAAAACCGAAATGTTTGCCCGCTTTTCTACCGTTGCCGGTGAGCGCGGTGCTGCCGATGCGGAACGAGATATTCGCGGTTTTGCTTTAAAGTTTTATACCGACGAAGGAATTTGGGACATGGTGGGAAACAATACGCCGGTTTTCTTTTTCCGTGATCCGATGAAATTTCCGGATTTGAACCACGCCGTAAAACGCGACCCAAAAACCAATTTGCGCAGCGCGAATAACAACTGGGACTTTTGGACTTTGCTTCCGGAATCGCTGCACCAGGTAACCATTGTGATGAGCGACCGCGGAATTCCGAACGGTTATCGCCATATGCACGGTTTTGGGAGCCATACTTACAGTTTCATCAACCATGCGAACCAACGACATTGGGTGAAATTCCATTTCCGTACGCAACAGGGAATTGAAAATTTAACCGAAGAAGAAGCGATTAAAATTATCGGTACAGACCGTGAATCGGCGCAGCGCGACCTTTTTGAAAACATCGAACAGGGAAATTTCCCTAAATGGAAGATGTTTGTGCAAATAATGACGGAGGAGCAGGCAAAAACCTACCGTTTCCATCCGTTTGATTTAACGAAAGTCTGGTCTAAAAAAGATTTTCCTTTAATAGAAGTTGGTGAATTTGAATTGAACAAAAACGCGGAAAATTATTTCGCAGATGTAGAGCAAGCCGCCTTTAACCCAACGAATATCGTTCCCGGAATTGGTTTTTCTCCCGATAAAATGCTGCAGGGCCGTTTATTTTCCTACGGTGATGCACAGCGCTACCGATTGGGCGTAAATCACTATCAAATCCCGGTGAACAAGCCGCGTTGCCCGTATCACGCTTTCCACCGCGACGGACAAATGCGCGTGGACGGGAATTATGGCGGAACGAAACATTACGAACCCAACAGTTTCGGTGAATGGCAGGAACAGCCGGTTGCTAAAGAACCACCATTGGAACTTTTCGGCGACGCATACGCGCACAATTTCCGGGATGATGACGAAGATTATTTCACCCAACCCGGCGATCTTTTCCGGATTATAAAAGCGGACGGAAAAGAGCAGGCATTGTTCGACAATACCGCCGCGAACGTTGGTCAGGCGGAAAAATTCATCCAGATTCGACACATCAGACATTGCTACAAAGCGGATCCCGAATATGGTGAAGGCGTGGCAAAAGCGCTGGGATTGGACATGATGGAAGTTTTCAATTTTGATATGGCGCCATACAATCAGTGGGCGCCGACAAAATCTTAA
- a CDS encoding GNAT family N-acetyltransferase, with protein sequence MAEIKHQNNETNGVFEIYSDGKKAGEMTYTWDGEDRFIIDHTEVDEEFSGQGLAKELVYAGVDYARKNNKKVIPVCQYAKATIQKNAELQDVLA encoded by the coding sequence ATGGCAGAAATTAAACACCAGAACAACGAGACAAACGGCGTATTTGAAATTTACAGCGACGGGAAAAAAGCAGGCGAAATGACATACACCTGGGACGGTGAAGATCGCTTCATCATTGATCATACTGAAGTTGATGAAGAGTTCAGCGGACAAGGCCTGGCGAAAGAACTGGTTTATGCCGGTGTAGATTATGCGCGGAAAAATAATAAAAAGGTGATTCCGGTGTGTCAATACGCAAAAGCGACCATCCAGAAAAATGCAGAATTGCAGGATGTGCTGGCCTAA